A region of the Brienomyrus brachyistius isolate T26 chromosome 10, BBRACH_0.4, whole genome shotgun sequence genome:
GAAGCTTCAGTGGAGCGTTCCCGACAGATATATGGAAGTGAcagtggggcatgctgggaaacaCACATGGCATGGTTCCCATGGCATCACCATGCATAACATGAGGCATGGCGTTCTGAATATTCAGAACATAGTTATTAGTTTGCTTAGGAATAAATTCCCACCGCACCTGAGTTATTAACTACACATGTACAGTACAAAGGAAACATACATATGGACCTTCAGAGTCATCTACATATCCACTGTTTGCAGTGACATGGTTATACCCTCTACATTTCAGTTATGTTGTTAGATATTGTACCAACTGCTTAACATACTACGAaggagatgggggaggggggggaggggttaggAGAGTAATAAGGGGGAGATAGTAAGAGCGGAGTACAATGTACagtgggggggttagggttagggccagATGAGAGGCTGGTTCTTCAGAGCAGGTAAAGGGGACCTACTGTTTCATCAGTGTCCTGCCTCTTTAGTTGTTCGGCCATGTAGGTGACAGCAGCAATGGCTGACTTGAGATCAGGGGGCAGGATCAGGCAGTAGTTATCACTGTCAAAGTATCTCTGCAGCTGGACTGTATTGTCGCCCCTGgggacacatgcagacacatatGCACGAGCCCTGAGTGAGGTACTTAATACTGCCATAAGACCTGCAGCCGGACCGTTTCCAAAACAGCCACTTGCAAGGACATTCACAAGAGCCACAGGCAGAGAGGAAAAATGCCTTTGAAAACTGTCACATGAAGCACGACTTTACTGTGAAAAGGTGCAATAAATCATGAAAATCCTCACACACAGCAAGACGTCttgtaaatatccatccatctttacgGTATTTCTTATTCATAGTATAAGAAGCCTATCCATCCCATATAGGGGAGGAAGCTTTGGGaaaaggcagaggacaccctgaTTGGgacagacaggggacaccctagatAGGTCAggcaagggacaccctggacgggactgGCAGGGGACACATTGGTACGGCTGCGTTGTCTTGGGAAGAAGGTATCATGGCACTGGGATGATTTCAGGCAACACAGTGTAAAACCAACATGCCTCAGCCTATGTATCCATGTATTATATGAGGTCCAAGTGGCGTTAGCTGCAGATTCCCTATTGTATGTTTAAGAAGTCCTTTATATTTTCTCTGCACTTGTTACAGTAACATCTTGCTTCTACCAAACATTTCAGAGTTAGCTGCAGATTCCCAGCCCACTCACTCTCTCTGCATTTATACAAAGCCTTCTGCAGTCCGTATCCCCCCCATAACCCCATTGTCCTCTGCATGACCATGCTTCTGTACTGTTAAATCAGACAAATAGGAGCTGTCTGGCCATCCCGGGACTCCACAGGGGAGCCCTGCTTGTTGCAAGCTGATGTAGAAAAGAGGCAGAAAAATATAACACAGGGATTTCTGACAAGCCGGAGCTTTATACGGACTTATTTCAGGAAGGATGACAAAAGGCCTTCAGGGGAAGCAAATGCAATATTTCAGCAAGACgaataaagaaaacaaatactGCACAAGAAAGCAGGTCTGTGGTGTTAAGTTAGTGGTTAAACAACAaagcacacacagacaaacaccagGAATGTGGCACAGGTGCaagcaaaataaacaaaagaatTAGCATATCTGGCcggaccgcccccccccccccccccaaccatatAGATGTGTCTGCAGGGAAGATCAAAGTGAACAATTCAAAGCGGGAATAAAATCGACAGCTAGTTTTTATCTGCATGTTTGCTTGGACAGGCTAATGCCAGCAGGAACCCGGGGCCTCCATGCCGACAAGGAGGGTGGGAGGTGATGTAGCTGGGAGGGGACCGTGACTGTCTCCTTTCACGACTGAGCACTGTGACGGCTGTGTGTTGTGAGACACACGCCAGGGAAGGGAACACGATTCCTGACAAGAGGACTCGTCCGTGGTGCTTAATCTGAAGCACAGCCCCAGTTGTATCTGTCGTCAGGGCAACACTGGAGTCACCTGCCAGGCGCCGGCTTACTCTCTAACACCCAATCAAAACAAAGGCTTAAAGGTTGGCGACTGTGAGAAGCATGCTGGAGTACGGCACGCTGAAAGGGACGCCCTTGGACTGTGCTGGCGGGGTTGCCCCCACCCGAACATGCCTGCGGTGGAGACGGTGGGGCCGCATTCACACACGCACCGTGGGAGGGGAAGCCCCCTGGCACCACGGATTAGGGGGCAGCAAATAAAACTGTCAGTAGTGTGtgtcatagcccccccccccccccccccccccgggcagataaaaaaaaatggggcCTCCTCACCAGCCAGCTACTGAGAAGCATGTTTGCTCATTCCTCTGATAAGTGTTGGACAGTAAAGAGGACATTCCAATAAAAAGATCATTCGCATTTCCAGTTCCGCGTGAGAGTACGCTGTGTGCGATTTGGCTGCCGCTTCTCAGCGGCGTCTCTGTGTTTTCGTGTTTGATCCTGTTCGTTACGTCCCCTGCAATCAGCTTCTTTCCTTCCAAACACACAGCAGCTCAGTAGTACAGACAGCATTCTTTTCATCTCCGTAACATTGCTAGTCTGCACCCTTTCCTCAGTGTGAAAGACACTGAAACACTAATTCTTGCTTTCATCACTACCCGTTTGGACTattgtaatgcattattttATGGCTTCCCTACAACAAAACATGAATAGATCACAGTATGTGCAGAATTCTGTTGCTCATTTACTTACACGCACTAAAAAATCTGCTCACTCCTCTCCTCTATGATTTCTGCCAGTTTCTTCAAGAATCAAACATAAAATGACACTCATGCGTTAGCCCCTCATTATCTGTCTGAGCCTCTGCTTCGCTACACTCCAGCCCACATACTAAGGTCATCTGATGCTAACTGGAAACGAAGGAGATGACCAAGAGCGTTttctcacactgccccctggtggacatgacctcCGGATTAACATAAGCTACCGTGTGCAAGTATGAGCAGCACCGCTTGTGGAGCAACAGTAAATGTACACATCGCATGCATAGAGTATAAACCAGCCCTTACTATCAATTAAACTTTTCCATATGTATGTACATGACATTCATGCTGTTCATGGAACTGGCAGACCCCTATTATCTGTGGTTTCGACCATCCATGGTAGGTCTTGGAATGTATCATCCATGGATAACGGGGGATCACTGTATCGTGAAGTAGTGTGTAGCTCTGTCACCTGGCGATGGTTGTGATGAGTGCCACGACCAGCGTTGGCATTACCTCCTTCTCCATGGGCGCACGAGCTCTGGGTTGATGTTTCGGGCAAAGTACTCGCCACCGGGCCTCCGGCTATCCAGGCAGGACAGGGGCGTGTCTTGCCTGCACTCCTCCTCAGGGGACTCCTCTGCATGGGGCCGCTTCATCCCCAGGTATGGGGGCAGGAACTGGATGAACACCTGGGTTGGTAGTTAAAGCATTGACAGCTTATAGGGTGACGTCCAAGAATAGCACATCAAATAGTTTCGCAAAAATTCATCGATTTCCCATTCTGAATAACCAGTAATGGGTTGTGGAACCAAACAATACTGGATAAGGGCTGTAgcagccaataatgtaataacacGCCAATAATGTTAACATTTTTCTGTTAATAATGTAATAACCGGTCAATAACGTTATTATGTTTTAATTTAACGGTATTATGGTATGGACCATTTATTACATTATCGactattaatgcattaagtatgGAAACATTATTACATTATCGGCTTCTATAGACCATTCTGTCATAGGACACACATGCTACAGGTGTTGAATTCCAAGGGCAAACAGGAGGGAAatggagtacccagagaaaacctcacaaacatggggggggcatgcaaactccacccccCGGACTAGAGGCCGGAATCAAATCCTGTCCGTATGAGGCCACATTGCTACCCAGTGAACTGTCACACCAAACATACACGTTATGCTTATTATACATGCTCATTACTGTGCAAGGATACTTCAACTGGTCATATAGGGGGGGATTTGTGGTTCCTGGAGGTGAAAAAAATACTGCTGTATGAGCTACTCCAGGAGCCCAGCATGACAGGTGTGAGCGTCTGTCAAAGAGCAGAGGCTGGCTGAGAAGGAGCACCCACCTTACGCACCCACAGCGGCATGTGGTGAGTGCTGGGCGAGCGGTGGTGGAGGTTCAGCACCACCACGCTGAGGATGACCGAGAAGGTGACCAGGATCATGGTGAACATGACATAATTGACGATGATAGGGATGCCTAGAGAGGTTTCAGGGACCTTGTCGGCCAGCAGGAGCATGAAGACGGTTAGAGCGATGAGGACAGATATGGACAGGGTCATCTTCTCCCCTAGTACAACAGACATAGATATACATGAATACATATACACTCTACACACATCACACAAAATATCTTCTCACTGAAACCTCCCACCCATATTTCTCATCCCTCTTCCCACCATGTGTCCTCTCCATCTGTACCTTCCTTGAacccccttttcttttttttcttctatccTCTAAATTCTCCATATCTGCTGACTCCCCCAAAGGTTTTTAGCGAGCATGAGTCTCACCTAAAAACTTAAACGGAATGTGACTCTTCTCAGAACTACACACCAGTTTCCATCGTTCGGTTTCCTCTCACTCTTgaacaggggtagggaacctgatccatgtaGAGCCGATGTGGGTGCAGGTTGAGAACCACTAcgttattattggctgactgaaaggtcatcccaaaaatctGCACCCATACCGGCtccccatggatcaggttcccaaCCCCTGCTCTAGAAGGTGTCTTCACCAGATCCTTTGCCTTTCATCCCTTCCTGGACGATTCTCATTACAAGATTTTTTTCATAAGAAACTTATTTCACACTTTTGATTTAGAGCTAAAAGTTTACTTACTTTGGCTCAAATAGTGACGTCTTAGAGAGCTTTGCACAAAGGTTTAAAGCCTGAGCTACCCACATCCCTAATGGTGTATCACAAGCGTCCTCAAACAGGCATGGCCAACACAGTGGAGATGCTTAACATCGCTGCTGACACCATATCCAGCTGAGTAACTCTCTGCCCATGTGGATAACGCAACTGTGGTGTCATGAAGAGCTGCTGAGAACCATGGCCTCACTTGCACCCAGTCCATCTCACCAAGCACTGACCACCAGCATCCAATCTATGCAACAATTGCAGCACCATGCTCAGAGTATTGAGCTGGTTGAAAATATTATGATATCTTAGCTAGTCTGTCATATTGCACTTCTAGTATtcaatgaataaataatattcTCATGAATAAAGGAGCTATTGTTTAAAATACTGACATTTATTTTCCCAGGGAATAATATGCCTTGATAAGCAAGAGTCTCATCCAAGGTCACCCATTAGACATGACTGTGAGCAGTGAGATATGATTTGGACACCAGAATACACCATTCTGGCTCAGTAAAGTCCAGAACCAGGAGATCTGCTTTCACCTGCATCGGGAGGGAGATAGAAGACAAAGATGGCCAAAACGCTGGTAAGAATGCAGGGCACAATAATGTTCACGATGTAGAAGAGCGGCTTCCTTTCGATAATAAGGTAGAAGGTGATGTCCTCATACAGATCCTCCCGGACATTCTTCCTGGACGGCTTGTGACAGATCTGCCATTCCCCGTTCTCTGATAGGATCACAGCAACCAACACGTCATTAGGTCTCCAAATGCGTAATTTGTGATGTTTCATTGGGCAGAAAGTGGTGAAGGAGCACAGTTCATAACCAAAAGGTCTACATGATTAATTTACATGGGGTCCACTCTTGTCAGGTGTAATTACCCTGAAATACCTCTCCAAAATGCCTGCATGTAAATAGACAGCATGCAAATGAGTAAGTTATATGGATGTTTTTGAATAGAGATTCTGCtaagaaacaaaataatgtcTGATAATCTCAATATAAGATTATATATGTGCCCGGATCAGTCCTTGCCCTGTCGTTTCCCTGCCTGGCCAGCAAGTGCTGCTGGTCTCCCCTTTCTTAGTGTTTGGGTCCTTCATGATTATGACCCACATCTGAACCTGTTAGGCGTGGTCCTAGAGTTTGAGTTGTTAATGACCCGCACCTGTGCCTTGTTGCCCCTACTTTTTAGTGTTTGGTTAATTGTCAACACTTGTTTCTTCTCCATCCTCAGTGTGGAGTTTATATGTGGTTGCTTGTTACTAGCCAgtgcctttgtttcctgtatgtGATGCTGTTGGATGTTCTCTGATTAGTACCCTGTTCTGAATCTGTGTCCCCTCAGCATTTCCTTGTTTACTTGAGTCTTTGTTGATTCTCGTTCTACCTTCCCGCTCTTTTGCTTAGACCCCTCGTGATCCCTTTTGCTTTCAGGTTCTGTGAGTTCTGTTAATAAAATCCCCTTTTGTGAGTAAACCGCACTGTGGACTGTCCTTCCACCATGCCTCGCCATAGCAATATGCACGTATTTTTGGTGGAATATCCACATTTaagtcattgaaccctataaacCAAAAGCACATACGAAGAAGTCAGGAAAACACAGAGAGGGCAATGGTGAAGATGGTGATTTTCAATGTACTGACCAGTAAAGGCATTCTCATCGATTATAATTTCATGAATCTCCTGGCCATTCTCATCCACAGCATACTGAAGATCCACCTCAGAAGAGTCATAGGTATATGACCGGAAAACCATGGAGCAATTCTGCCAGTCAAAGGGGAAGTACGCCACCTGGAAAATAGAGGGTGACTTTTACAGCAGTCTGCAGTCACAGTAGCAGCTGGCTGTTGCTGCTATCAATTCAATGTATTATGTTACAGGAGTGTTACTGCATTTGTTTTTATAAAAGGGTCTTAACACATGATGTCCATGCTATCTTTCAAGGAAAGAAGACCAGCTACTATATGTGTGCTGTCCCCCACCTGTTTCTTGTCACTCTGCTGTAGAAGCAGAGAGTCAGGCGGGAGGGGAGCCCTGACATGTCCAATTAAAACAAAGGACAATTCTGCATCTCCTTGGGCCTTCTAGGCAAAGACGGCCCTGAACCAGTGTAGTACTGGGGGGAGTTATGTTCCTATACATCCCGATGAGCAATCAactacaggcagtccccaggttaagaa
Encoded here:
- the chrnb1l gene encoding cholinergic receptor, nicotinic, beta 1 (muscle) like is translated as MPIQYIHERRRAFSISFWVKGWNSCTKTKANQWKSLDRADSWDVTTCTAPFGCLLPAPMMREMVTVLLWTVWSYCLLSLSAASETEKLLLRKIFKDYNLKVRPARHWEEKVMVRVGMTLSQLISLNEKNEEMTTNVFMNLAWKDYRLSWNPEEYDNIQVLRIPPNNVWRPDIYLINNNDGHFDVALYVNVLVYSDGTVTWLPPAIYRSTCSIEVAYFPFDWQNCSMVFRSYTYDSSEVDLQYAVDENGQEIHEIIIDENAFTENGEWQICHKPSRKNVREDLYEDITFYLIIERKPLFYIVNIIVPCILTSVLAIFVFYLPPDAGEKMTLSISVLIALTVFMLLLADKVPETSLGIPIIVNYVMFTMILVTFSVILSVVVLNLHHRSPSTHHMPLWVRKVFIQFLPPYLGMKRPHAEESPEEECRQDTPLSCLDSRRPGGEYFARNINPELVRPWRRRGDNTVQLQRYFDSDNYCLILPPDLKSAIAAVTYMAEQLKRQDTDETLKGDWQYIAIVVDRLFLWLFVVITTLGTLTMFLDASFNYTPDQPFA